In Euphorbia lathyris chromosome 10, ddEupLath1.1, whole genome shotgun sequence, a single genomic region encodes these proteins:
- the LOC136209526 gene encoding zinc finger protein ZAT5-like, whose amino-acid sequence MVTEVEVAEAQELIIGLSSFKGKRTKRQRPVSPLGLTVSSSSGSGGSGAGDLRIITTPSTSIDDNYGGGGGGGEEEDMANCLILLAQGSREIKKFSEVPPAAVHTKPSALESGVYRCKTCNRSFSSFQALGGHRASHKKPVNKFGNDGNNNKMKGEEFGRRFLENTSTTLSLQISNNNNSNSKKANNSNKVHECSVCGAEFSSGQALGGHMRRHRPVVSSSCFTTTTSTATVVAPASSSREGQSEFQESKKRPRNCLDLDLNLPAETEEENLVRESKFQFPSKEQVLVFSANSSLVNCHY is encoded by the coding sequence ATGGTGACAGAAGTCGAAGTTGCAGAAGCTCAAGAATTGATTATCGGGCTATCCTCGTTCAAAGGTAAGCGTACCAAGCGTCAAAGACCGGTGTCTCCGCTCGGGTTAACGGTCTCTTCTTCAAGTGGTTCGGGTGGTTCGGGTGCCGGGGATCTGAGGATTATAACGACTCCGAGTACCTCAATTGATGATAATtacggtggtggtggtggtggaggagaaGAGGAAGATATGGCGAATTGCTTGATACTATTGGCTCAAGGGAGCCGTGAAATCAAGAAATTCTCAGAAGTACCTCCGGCCGCCGTTCATACTAAGCCGTCCGCGTTAGAATCGGGTGTTTACCGGTGCAAGACTTGTAACCGGAGCTTCTCGTCGTTTCAAGCTCTCGGCGGACACCGAGCGAGCCACAAGAAACCGGTTAATAAATTTGGTAACGACGGAAATAATAATAAGATGAAAGGTGAAGAATTCGGTCGCCGGTTTCTTGAAAATACGAGCACAACTCTTTCTTTGCAGAtaagcaataataataatagtaacagTAAAAAAGCGAATAATAGTAACAAGGTTCACGAGTGTTCCGTTTGCGGGGCGGAATTCTCCTCCGGTCAGGCGTTAGGCGGACATATGAGGCGGCACAGGCCGgtggtttcttcttcttgttttACTACTACTACTTCGACGGCGACAGTTGTTGCACCGGCTAGTAGTAGCCGGGAAGGTCAATCGGAATTTCAAGAATCGAAGAAACGGCCGAGGAACTGTTTGGACTTGGATCTTAATTTGCCGGCGGAAACGGAAGAGGAAAATCTTGTTAGAGAATCGAAGTTCCAGTTTCCATCTAAAGAACAAGTTCTTGTCTTCTCAGCTAATTCATCTTTGGTTAATTGTCATTACTAG
- the LOC136207984 gene encoding uncharacterized protein — MAVHRDGLIDEEENVEDNALFEEPMIDLDPDTPPHLRELGAACQVGNVEALRIAIENLNGSVNEAVEDGDTALHLVCLYGYLPCAQLLIERGANVEAKDEDGAIPLHDACAGGYTEVARLLLNSATDAECVKRMVETVDAEGDTPLHHAARGEHVGVIRLLLAFGAPATKPNVYEKTPGELAEPGTEARRILESAVSALSCH, encoded by the exons ATGGCCGTGCACCGCGATGGTCTTATAGACGAGGAAGAGAACGTTGAGGATAATGCTCTCTTCGAGGAACCGATGATCGACCTTGATCCTGATACTCCCCCTCACCTCCGGGAACTCGGCGCCGCTTGTCAGGTCGGCAATGTTGAGGCTCTTCGGATAGCTATAG AGAACTTGAATGGAAGTGTCAATGAAGCGGTAGAGGATGGGGACACAGCTCTTCATCTGGTTTGTCTCTATGGTTATTTACCTTGTGCCCAG CTGCTAATTGAAAGAGGAGCAAATGTGGAGGCTAAGGATGAAGATGGAGCGATACCTTTGCATGACGCTTGTGCTGGGG GTTATACCGAGGTTGCCCGACTTCTTTTGAACTCTGCTACTGATGCAGAGTGTGTCAAAAGGATGGTAgaaacagttgatgctgaggGTGATACA CCTCTTCACCATGCCGCAAGAGGCGAACATGTGGGCGTTATAAGGTTGCTGCTGGCTTTTGGTGCTCCTGCTACAAAACCAAATGTATATGAAAAG ACCCCAGGTGAGTTAGCAGAACCCGGTACAGAAGCCAGGAGAATTTTGGAATCTGCTGTGAGTGCTCTCTCCTGCCATTAG